The proteins below are encoded in one region of Thermosulfurimonas marina:
- a CDS encoding methyl-accepting chemotaxis protein produces MKWGFRARFILGAILAFLVVQGVLFYHHWQTQKFLKTSIRETFGHQLHTLEARLQEFFSQRFLELKSWAGNEVIKTAVVIGGGQAGANDYLAGLLRVYRIYQDVLLVDSEGQVIAAGRPEDLGKKLNLAWPKGSPVGVWEKVLLGEREYLALGTVVQAGPEEKGWLVALIPKEALAQETRNMLILAGAQAAVVNERGETIWGKTPFKPAEVPSGSVTLLEKGGAKHFATRKALSVGERRWSVMLAVPEETLAAFLRFNQRLFAALVAVGGILVLGLFLVLETTVTRPLLAQLRTLREIVGTFDLERRMPPRGVPEVAEIAVTLNQFLEKLSETVQNIVEAEGTLREHARDLAQTAREIVKRAETNARETEEVFRLIEGLEGLAREMEEEARKSAQAVGQAQEAVNELSKIAEKISRLSSENHEKGGVALDQVQDMVLMTEEVREKAERQSQISEETLKALVEAADGMKLALERSRAAAEEATRALDQVKEGRQALETSLETIRKVTEGVAQMSEIIDLIRDIAEQTNLLALNASIEAARAGEAGRGFAVVAEEIRRLSERITESAEEIASLIQQNVERARQGGEMAERGAGALEGIYQATEANYQAVQEVARVMETRTQEVSRAAQAMEELEKATREILESSRRQEELGHQAARSMFELRRVSREVLEVTQNITGVADRLGTVFGEVVEHSNTISRDTNTQREETAEVRRRMQTVVQGASQNAEAATEMQVDVEELLEVAEKLHQAVSYFQVGTQL; encoded by the coding sequence ATGAAATGGGGCTTTAGGGCACGGTTTATTCTGGGGGCCATTCTGGCCTTCTTGGTGGTCCAGGGCGTTCTTTTCTATCACCATTGGCAGACCCAGAAGTTTCTTAAGACCAGCATTCGGGAGACCTTTGGTCACCAGCTTCATACCCTGGAGGCCCGGCTACAGGAATTCTTTAGCCAGCGATTTTTGGAACTAAAAAGCTGGGCCGGAAACGAGGTAATCAAGACCGCGGTGGTTATTGGAGGGGGGCAGGCCGGGGCCAACGATTATCTGGCCGGACTCCTCCGGGTTTACCGGATCTATCAGGACGTGCTCCTGGTGGACTCGGAAGGTCAGGTGATCGCCGCCGGGCGCCCGGAAGATCTGGGAAAAAAATTGAACCTGGCCTGGCCTAAGGGAAGCCCCGTAGGGGTGTGGGAAAAGGTCCTCTTGGGAGAAAGGGAGTATTTGGCCCTGGGGACCGTAGTGCAGGCTGGTCCGGAAGAGAAGGGCTGGCTGGTAGCCTTGATTCCCAAAGAGGCTCTGGCCCAGGAGACCCGGAATATGCTTATTCTGGCCGGGGCCCAAGCGGCGGTGGTAAACGAAAGGGGAGAAACTATCTGGGGGAAAACCCCTTTTAAGCCGGCTGAGGTCCCTTCCGGCTCGGTGACCCTTTTGGAAAAGGGAGGGGCCAAACACTTTGCCACCCGGAAAGCCCTTTCGGTGGGAGAGCGCCGCTGGTCGGTGATGCTCGCCGTGCCGGAGGAGACTCTGGCGGCCTTTCTGCGGTTCAACCAGCGCCTCTTTGCGGCCCTGGTGGCCGTGGGTGGTATTTTGGTCCTGGGACTCTTTTTGGTCTTGGAGACCACGGTGACCCGGCCGCTCCTTGCTCAGCTCCGTACCCTGAGAGAGATTGTGGGAACCTTCGATCTCGAGCGCCGGATGCCTCCGCGCGGAGTGCCGGAGGTGGCTGAAATCGCCGTAACCCTCAACCAATTCCTGGAAAAGCTATCGGAGACCGTACAGAACATCGTTGAAGCCGAGGGGACCCTTCGGGAACACGCCCGGGACCTGGCTCAGACCGCGCGGGAGATCGTCAAGCGGGCCGAGACCAACGCCCGGGAGACCGAGGAGGTCTTCCGACTCATTGAAGGTCTCGAGGGACTGGCCCGGGAGATGGAAGAAGAGGCCCGCAAGAGCGCCCAGGCTGTAGGCCAGGCCCAGGAGGCGGTTAACGAGCTTTCTAAAATCGCGGAGAAGATTTCCCGGCTCTCTTCCGAGAACCACGAAAAGGGCGGGGTGGCCCTGGACCAGGTGCAGGACATGGTGCTCATGACCGAGGAGGTCCGGGAAAAGGCCGAAAGACAGAGTCAGATTTCCGAGGAGACCCTAAAGGCCCTTGTCGAGGCCGCTGACGGAATGAAGCTGGCCCTGGAGCGTTCGCGGGCCGCGGCCGAGGAGGCCACCCGAGCCCTGGATCAAGTGAAAGAAGGCCGGCAGGCCCTGGAAACTTCTCTGGAGACCATCCGAAAGGTTACCGAGGGTGTGGCCCAGATGTCGGAGATCATCGACCTCATTCGAGACATTGCCGAACAGACTAACCTTTTGGCCCTGAACGCCTCCATCGAGGCGGCTCGGGCCGGAGAGGCCGGCCGGGGCTTTGCCGTGGTGGCCGAGGAGATCCGCCGGCTCTCGGAACGGATTACGGAGAGTGCGGAGGAGATCGCCTCTCTTATCCAACAAAATGTGGAAAGGGCCCGCCAGGGTGGAGAGATGGCCGAGCGGGGTGCCGGGGCCCTCGAAGGTATCTACCAGGCCACCGAGGCCAATTATCAGGCGGTTCAAGAGGTGGCCCGGGTCATGGAAACCCGGACCCAGGAGGTGAGCCGGGCTGCCCAGGCCATGGAAGAGTTGGAGAAGGCGACCCGAGAGATCCTGGAATCCAGCCGCCGGCAGGAAGAACTGGGGCACCAGGCCGCCCGGTCCATGTTCGAACTCCGTCGAGTCAGCCGGGAGGTCCTGGAGGTGACCCAGAACATCACCGGGGTGGCCGATCGTCTGGGGACGGTCTTTGGAGAGGTGGTGGAACACTCCAACACCATTAGTCGGGACACTAACACCCAGCGGGAGGAGACCGCCGAAGTCCGGCGCAGGATGCAAACGGTGGTGCAGGGAGCCTCTCAGAACGCGGAGGCCGCTACGGAGATGCAGGTGGATGTGGAAGAACTTCTGGAGGTGGCGGAAAAGCTCCACCAGGCCGTAAGTTACTTCCAGGTGGGCACCCAGCTATGA
- the nikR gene encoding nickel-responsive transcriptional regulator NikR, with amino-acid sequence MSEIVRFGVSIPESLLERFDQYLQRKHYRNRSEAIRDLIREKLVEEEWRESGREVVGTITYVYDHHKRELTDRLIDLQHDHYAQIISTQHVHLDHDRCLEVIIVRGAVSAIRDLADRIKALKGILHCSLSMTTTGKNLV; translated from the coding sequence ATGAGTGAAATCGTGCGCTTTGGAGTTTCCATCCCTGAGAGTTTACTTGAAAGGTTTGATCAATATCTTCAGCGCAAGCACTATAGGAACCGCTCGGAGGCCATCCGAGACCTCATTCGGGAAAAACTGGTAGAGGAGGAGTGGCGTGAGAGTGGCCGCGAAGTCGTAGGCACTATCACCTATGTTTACGATCATCACAAGCGGGAGCTTACCGACCGCCTGATCGATCTTCAGCACGACCACTACGCCCAGATCATCTCCACCCAGCATGTGCACCTGGATCACGACCGGTGCCTGGAGGTCATCATCGTGAGGGGGGCCGTTTCCGCCATCCGGGATCTGGCCGACCGCATCAAGGCCTTAAAGGGCATCCTTCACTGCAGCCTTTCCATGACCACCACGGGGAAAAATTTAGTCTAG
- a CDS encoding chemotaxis protein CheW, with translation MPYYFTFRKGERVYGLRVEEVEGVARLGEILPADWAPEWLLGFTFFRGQNVPVIDLERYLGEPSGEAPYLVVAVTPEGWLGFAASRLGATYESEEEPAPLDKPVQGLVGEILLGGHSVILLDPLEILRQGG, from the coding sequence ATGCCGTATTATTTTACCTTCCGAAAGGGGGAGCGGGTTTACGGGCTCCGGGTGGAGGAGGTGGAGGGGGTGGCCCGATTGGGAGAGATCCTTCCGGCGGATTGGGCTCCGGAGTGGTTATTGGGTTTCACCTTTTTCCGGGGTCAAAATGTCCCGGTGATCGATCTGGAAAGGTATCTAGGGGAGCCCTCCGGTGAAGCTCCCTATCTGGTGGTGGCCGTGACCCCCGAGGGCTGGCTGGGCTTTGCCGCCTCGCGCTTGGGGGCTACCTATGAAAGCGAGGAAGAACCGGCACCTCTGGATAAACCGGTCCAGGGTCTGGTTGGAGAAATCCTTCTGGGGGGACACAGCGTGATCCTTCTTGATCCCCTGGAGATTTTAAGACAAGGAGGGTAA